In the Ignavibacteriales bacterium genome, one interval contains:
- the rseP gene encoding RIP metalloprotease RseP, with translation MNYIIYFLITIVIIVFVHEFGHFVTAKLTGMRVDIFTIGFGKRLFGWNKLNGFTFGDLPEDWDGQGNTDYRLSLLPLGGYVKIAGMVDESFDIKFADKKPEPYEFRSKSTWKKVIVICGGVTMNLLLAFLVFWAVNFFQPKQYVKTTTVGYVAENTPVQKAGFEKGDKLISINDEPVIFWDDVYTKLFINNIGKDINVNLERNGEIKNLSIPRNSFSPDMKKGLMIFPTGFKVFIGSVIKNTPAEQAGLKAGDVFLKINNIPIYKDVQISNIISSNKEKQLPMVLLRDKDTIQIAVTPDKTGKIGIGFGEQFTGKVEYKSYGFFKSFWFGITDIGKYTELTFSMLKNVIAGNVAFSSAFGGPVKIAQFAAKSADTGFSAFIYFLAMLSLSLAILNILPFPVLDGGHLVIILVEGIIKKEIPIKIKMAIQNTGFVLLILLMAFIIYNDLISL, from the coding sequence ATGAATTATATTATCTATTTTTTAATTACAATTGTTATAATCGTCTTTGTTCACGAATTCGGTCATTTTGTTACTGCAAAATTAACCGGAATGCGAGTAGATATTTTTACAATCGGATTTGGTAAAAGATTATTTGGCTGGAACAAGCTAAACGGATTTACATTCGGCGATTTACCCGAAGATTGGGATGGACAAGGAAATACAGATTATCGACTTAGCCTTCTTCCATTGGGTGGATATGTTAAAATTGCCGGAATGGTAGACGAAAGTTTCGATATAAAATTTGCAGATAAAAAACCCGAGCCTTACGAATTCCGTTCTAAATCTACCTGGAAAAAAGTAATTGTAATTTGCGGCGGCGTTACAATGAATCTTTTACTTGCCTTCCTGGTTTTTTGGGCAGTAAATTTTTTCCAACCAAAACAATATGTAAAAACTACAACTGTTGGATACGTGGCAGAAAACACTCCAGTTCAAAAGGCAGGATTTGAGAAGGGCGATAAATTAATCAGTATAAATGATGAGCCGGTTATTTTCTGGGATGATGTTTATACAAAACTTTTCATCAATAACATAGGAAAAGACATAAATGTTAATCTGGAACGGAATGGTGAAATAAAAAATCTTTCCATCCCGCGTAATTCATTTTCACCAGATATGAAAAAAGGATTGATGATCTTCCCTACCGGATTTAAAGTATTTATTGGTAGTGTTATAAAAAATACTCCCGCAGAACAAGCTGGACTAAAAGCAGGAGATGTTTTTCTAAAAATAAATAATATTCCTATTTATAAAGACGTGCAAATATCCAATATTATTTCATCAAACAAAGAAAAGCAATTGCCAATGGTTCTTTTAAGGGATAAAGATACTATTCAGATTGCTGTAACACCCGATAAAACCGGAAAAATCGGTATTGGATTTGGAGAGCAGTTTACAGGAAAGGTTGAATACAAATCTTATGGCTTCTTCAAATCATTCTGGTTTGGAATTACCGATATTGGCAAATACACAGAACTCACTTTTTCAATGTTGAAAAATGTAATTGCTGGTAATGTTGCATTCTCTTCCGCTTTTGGAGGACCGGTTAAAATTGCACAATTCGCGGCTAAATCCGCAGATACAGGATTTTCTGCATTTATTTATTTTCTTGCAATGTTAAGTTTAAGTTTGGCGATACTTAATATTTTACCTTTCCCTGTGTTAGATGGCGGGCATTTGGTCATTATTTTAGTTGAAGGAATAATTAAGAAAGAAATACCTATTAAAATTAAAATGGCAATTCAGAATACCGGTTTTGTATTACTAATTCTTTTAATGGCATTTATAATTTATAACGATTTAATTAGTCTTTAG
- a CDS encoding sugar phosphate nucleotidyltransferase translates to MRAIIPVAGFGSRLKPHTYSIPKVLLNVGGKPILGHIIEKLLHEGIQKATFVIGHLGEMVKEFIIKTYPELQADFVEQKEMQGLGHAIYMAVPTFDDKEIFIILGDTVFDVNITDVFKNKQTALGVKTVEDPSRFGVAVVENGFIIKLVEKPKQPISKLALVGLYYISNADKLVKSLEDLIKRDIRTKDELQLTDALQLMLDAGEKITTFPVDGWFDCGKPETLLSTNQHILNQDSTHTDLKGVVINSPVYIAPSAIVKNSVIGPFTTISEGCVIIDSIIRNSILGDNSHVEKAMLEDSIIGNSSIVKGNYKRLNAGDSSEIEFF, encoded by the coding sequence TTGCGGGCAATAATACCTGTTGCGGGATTTGGAAGCAGATTAAAACCTCATACTTATTCAATTCCCAAAGTGCTTCTTAATGTTGGTGGAAAACCAATTTTAGGACATATAATTGAAAAACTTCTTCACGAAGGTATTCAGAAAGCTACTTTTGTTATTGGTCATTTAGGAGAAATGGTTAAAGAATTTATTATAAAAACTTATCCTGAACTTCAAGCGGATTTTGTGGAGCAGAAAGAAATGCAGGGTTTGGGACACGCTATTTATATGGCTGTTCCTACTTTTGATGATAAGGAAATTTTTATAATTCTTGGCGATACTGTTTTTGATGTTAACATTACTGATGTATTTAAAAATAAACAAACTGCATTGGGTGTAAAAACAGTTGAAGATCCGAGCAGATTTGGAGTTGCTGTTGTAGAAAATGGCTTTATAATAAAACTTGTAGAAAAACCGAAGCAACCAATTTCTAAACTTGCACTTGTTGGATTGTATTATATTTCAAATGCAGACAAGCTTGTTAAATCATTAGAAGATCTTATTAAAAGAGATATTAGAACAAAAGATGAATTACAATTAACGGATGCTTTACAACTTATGCTTGATGCAGGTGAAAAGATAACAACTTTTCCTGTAGATGGTTGGTTCGATTGCGGAAAACCTGAAACATTACTTTCAACTAATCAGCATATATTAAATCAGGATAGTACACATACAGATTTGAAAGGAGTAGTAATTAACAGTCCTGTTTATATTGCACCGAGCGCAATTGTAAAAAATTCTGTCATCGGACCCTTTACAACAATTTCTGAAGGTTGTGTAATAATTGATAGTATTATCAGGAATTCGATCTTAGGCGACAATTCACATGTTGAAAAAGCCATGCTCGAAGATTCTATTATTGGAAATTCTTCAATTGTAAAAGGCAATTATAAAAGGTTAAATGCCGGGGATTCATCAGAAATAGAATTTTTTTAA
- a CDS encoding 1-deoxy-D-xylulose-5-phosphate reductoisomerase, whose protein sequence is MKKVFILGSTGSIGVNTLNVIRAFPDKFKIEGLTANSNIQLIEEQVKEFEPSIVVVKDEIAASKLRQNLAGKCEVLGGDEGLVESTRRGNYDILVSALVGFAGLAPTIEGIKLSKRIALANKETLVVAGELITKLAKKYNAEIIPVDSEHSAIFQCIVGEKVEEIEKLIITASGGPFLNLDQDALSKVTVKEALNHPNWKMGNKITIDCASMMNKGLEVIEANWLFGLSRNKIEVVVHPQSIIHSMVEYIDGSIKAQMSLPDMKIPIQYALSFPERLRSRHVVTKLPLIKNLTFFEPNLEKFECLKLAYDAMEQGGTTPCVLNAANEIAVAKFLAGKISFLRIPEIIKESLNKIENHRSPDMETIFECDRQTRDFAEKLF, encoded by the coding sequence ATGAAGAAAGTTTTTATACTCGGTTCAACGGGTTCAATTGGTGTTAATACCTTAAATGTAATCAGGGCATTTCCGGATAAATTTAAGATTGAAGGTTTAACCGCAAATTCTAATATTCAACTTATAGAAGAACAGGTAAAAGAATTTGAGCCATCTATTGTTGTAGTTAAGGATGAAATAGCCGCATCTAAACTTAGGCAAAATCTTGCCGGTAAGTGTGAAGTGCTTGGTGGAGATGAAGGATTAGTTGAATCAACCAGAAGAGGTAATTACGATATTTTGGTTAGCGCATTAGTTGGTTTTGCCGGTCTTGCACCAACAATTGAGGGAATTAAGCTTAGTAAAAGAATTGCTCTTGCAAATAAAGAAACATTGGTAGTCGCCGGCGAACTAATAACCAAACTTGCAAAAAAATATAATGCAGAAATAATCCCGGTTGATTCCGAACATAGTGCAATCTTTCAGTGCATTGTTGGAGAAAAAGTTGAAGAAATTGAAAAGTTAATCATCACAGCTTCTGGTGGACCTTTTCTGAATCTGGATCAAGATGCTTTGAGTAAAGTTACGGTTAAGGAAGCACTAAATCATCCAAACTGGAAGATGGGTAACAAAATTACAATCGATTGTGCTTCGATGATGAACAAAGGACTTGAAGTTATTGAGGCTAATTGGTTGTTCGGTTTAAGCAGAAATAAAATTGAAGTTGTGGTTCACCCTCAATCAATTATTCATTCAATGGTTGAATATATTGATGGTTCAATAAAGGCGCAGATGAGTTTACCCGATATGAAGATTCCAATTCAATACGCTCTTTCTTTTCCTGAAAGATTAAGAAGCAGGCATGTGGTTACAAAGTTGCCATTAATAAAGAATCTGACTTTCTTTGAACCAAACCTGGAAAAATTTGAGTGTCTGAAATTAGCTTACGATGCAATGGAACAAGGCGGTACAACTCCATGCGTTTTAAATGCAGCAAATGAAATTGCCGTTGCTAAATTTTTAGCAGGAAAGATAAGTTTCCTGCGGATACCGGAAATTATTAAGGAATCATTAAATAAAATTGAAAATCATAGATCACCCGATATGGAAACGATATTTGAATGCGACAGGCAAACACGGGATTTTGCCGAAAAACTTTTTTGA
- a CDS encoding heparan-alpha-glucosaminide N-acetyltransferase domain-containing protein has translation MEKKRLLFIDLLRGWALLVMIEVHVFNAMLQPTIRASGWWSILNFINGLVAPSFLFISGFAFMIASQRKLNDFKKFKFDFWRQIGRIFLIWGVGYSLHIPFLSLQKIKAEATPELMRQFYAVDVLQCIVFGLLMMFLLRLIIKKEKIYNIIISSLAFVFAGVAPFVDKIDFTQWMPLPIADYFNSVHGSLFPLFPWLGFMLAGGVMSSIYMKVKNENREEKFLKKYLWGGVAATVIGIVVLTIDPIPNLKPHPSFFLERLGIVVLLLIGLRYYEKWRNTHKSFVLDVGRESLLVYWLHLQVIYRKIWNGRSLEEIINNHLNVLEAFSATILLAILMIVTAIIWGKFKKIFKKEAQVVVVSTVLIVILWLLVK, from the coding sequence TTGGAAAAGAAAAGGCTGCTATTTATCGATTTGCTACGTGGCTGGGCTCTGCTTGTAATGATTGAGGTTCACGTCTTTAACGCAATGTTACAACCGACTATCAGAGCTTCGGGATGGTGGTCCATTCTTAATTTTATCAATGGACTGGTGGCTCCCTCATTCTTATTTATCTCCGGTTTTGCGTTTATGATAGCAAGCCAGCGGAAGCTAAACGATTTTAAGAAATTCAAATTTGATTTCTGGCGCCAGATTGGAAGAATATTTTTAATCTGGGGAGTTGGTTATTCTCTTCACATTCCATTTTTGTCCTTACAGAAAATTAAAGCGGAAGCCACTCCGGAACTAATGCGGCAATTCTATGCGGTTGATGTTTTGCAATGCATCGTATTCGGTTTATTGATGATGTTTCTTCTCCGCCTGATTATTAAAAAAGAAAAAATTTATAACATAATAATCTCTTCCCTTGCTTTTGTTTTTGCTGGCGTAGCCCCATTTGTTGATAAGATTGATTTCACTCAATGGATGCCATTACCCATTGCTGACTATTTTAACTCAGTTCATGGTTCTTTATTTCCACTATTTCCGTGGTTAGGATTTATGCTTGCTGGCGGAGTTATGAGTTCAATTTATATGAAGGTGAAAAATGAAAATCGTGAAGAGAAATTTCTAAAAAAATATTTATGGGGCGGAGTTGCTGCAACTGTAATTGGGATTGTAGTTTTAACTATTGATCCAATTCCAAACTTAAAACCACATCCATCTTTTTTTCTTGAACGGTTAGGAATTGTGGTTTTATTGTTGATTGGGCTTAGATATTATGAGAAATGGCGCAACACCCATAAATCATTTGTACTTGATGTTGGGCGGGAATCGCTATTAGTTTACTGGCTGCATCTACAAGTGATTTATAGAAAAATTTGGAATGGCAGGAGTTTAGAAGAAATTATTAATAACCACTTAAATGTGCTTGAGGCATTCTCAGCCACAATCCTGCTTGCAATTCTTATGATTGTTACAGCAATTATTTGGGGAAAGTTTAAGAAAATTTTTAAGAAAGAAGCACAGGTTGTTGTGGTTAGCACTGTTTTGATAGTAATACTCTGGCTCCTTGTAAAATAG
- a CDS encoding Uma2 family endonuclease, producing MQVDKDKFYTVEEYLEHERNAESRSEYQKGRLFALAGASFKHNLICGNIFAKLHPILRKKKCNVLQSDLKVYIKEHDLFTYPDIIIVCGEPKFADKNTDTLVNPVVIFEVLSKSTEAYDRGMKFSFYRKLDSLKEYILIAQDRISVVHFIKSEPNDWNLREYDSLENNFLIPSVDCRLKLSDVYNKIKFDEEPYGLQILREASEEYSSRHFIK from the coding sequence ATGCAAGTGGATAAAGATAAATTTTATACTGTTGAGGAATATCTGGAGCATGAAAGAAACGCTGAAAGCAGAAGTGAATATCAAAAAGGACGCTTGTTTGCGCTTGCCGGAGCGAGTTTTAAGCATAACCTTATATGCGGGAATATTTTTGCTAAACTTCATCCTATATTAAGGAAGAAAAAGTGCAATGTGCTTCAATCTGATTTGAAAGTTTATATCAAAGAACATGATTTATTTACTTACCCGGATATAATTATTGTTTGTGGGGAGCCAAAATTTGCTGATAAAAATACTGATACTTTAGTAAATCCAGTTGTTATCTTTGAAGTATTATCAAAATCTACAGAAGCGTATGACAGAGGAATGAAGTTTTCGTTTTATAGAAAACTGGATTCTTTAAAAGAATATATTTTAATTGCACAAGATAGAATTAGTGTTGTACATTTTATTAAATCAGAACCAAACGATTGGAATTTGAGAGAATATGATTCGCTTGAAAATAATTTCTTAATTCCTTCAGTTGATTGCCGGCTTAAACTATCAGATGTTTATAACAAAATTAAGTTTGACGAAGAACCATATGGTCTTCAGATATTAAGAGAAGCATCTGAAGAATATTCTTCAAGACACTTTATAAAATAA
- a CDS encoding nitronate monooxygenase, with translation MKISNEVTELFNIKYPVIQAGMVWVSGWRLASAVSNCGGLGLIGSGSMKTELLKEHIQKCKAATENPFGVNIPLRREDASELVQTVIDENIQIVFTSAGHPGKFIDKLKSKKVKVVHVVPSTKYAIKAESVGCDAVVGEGVEAGGHNGIDEITIFNLIPMLADAVKIPVIAAGGIVNGRGILASLSLGAKGVQMGTRFAVTMESSAHPNYKKKIVEAKDNDTTLILKKIGLVRLLKNEFTKRILEVEKKGASEEELKELLGKKRERLGIFEGDENEGMMEAGQGAGLIKNIPTVEELFQQLLIEFDEAYKNLTSIE, from the coding sequence ATGAAAATCAGTAATGAAGTAACAGAATTATTCAATATTAAATATCCAGTAATACAGGCTGGAATGGTTTGGGTTTCCGGTTGGCGCTTGGCTTCCGCTGTTTCTAATTGCGGTGGATTGGGTTTAATTGGTTCCGGTTCTATGAAAACTGAACTACTAAAAGAACACATTCAAAAATGCAAAGCGGCGACTGAAAATCCTTTTGGAGTGAACATTCCCTTGCGCAGAGAAGATGCCTCAGAATTAGTTCAAACGGTAATTGATGAAAATATTCAAATAGTCTTTACATCGGCAGGTCACCCAGGAAAATTTATTGATAAGTTAAAAAGCAAGAAAGTTAAAGTGGTTCATGTTGTTCCCTCGACAAAGTACGCTATTAAAGCTGAAAGCGTAGGCTGCGATGCCGTTGTTGGCGAAGGAGTTGAAGCAGGCGGACATAACGGAATTGATGAAATAACAATTTTCAATTTAATTCCCATGCTCGCAGATGCAGTTAAAATTCCGGTGATTGCTGCTGGTGGAATTGTTAATGGAAGAGGAATTCTTGCATCACTATCGCTTGGTGCTAAAGGTGTACAAATGGGAACAAGGTTCGCGGTAACTATGGAATCTTCAGCCCATCCGAATTATAAAAAGAAAATTGTTGAAGCTAAAGACAATGACACAACTTTAATCCTGAAAAAAATTGGATTGGTGCGCCTTCTTAAGAATGAATTTACAAAACGAATTCTTGAAGTTGAAAAAAAAGGTGCCTCCGAAGAAGAACTGAAAGAATTACTCGGCAAGAAAAGAGAACGGCTTGGCATTTTTGAAGGAGACGAAAACGAGGGAATGATGGAAGCAGGACAAGGCGCCGGGTTGATAAAAAATATTCCGACTGTTGAGGAATTATTTCAGCAATTACTAATTGAATTCGATGAAGCTTATAAAAATTTGACTTCCATTGAATAG